From Chryseobacterium shandongense, the proteins below share one genomic window:
- a CDS encoding heme-binding domain-containing protein encodes MKTLKKILFWFLVSFALIQFIPTDKVNKPIDHKVNFVDVKKTPPKIMELIKGACYDCHSDETKYPGYAYVAPISWSVKSHINEGREHLNFSIWETYNQDLKKSMLEKSNQTIRNKTMPMPGYIVYHKEANLSEAERILLAQYFEEMIKSKTY; translated from the coding sequence ATGAAAACACTAAAAAAAATACTTTTTTGGTTTCTGGTAAGTTTTGCCCTGATTCAATTTATCCCAACTGATAAGGTGAACAAGCCGATTGACCATAAGGTAAATTTTGTTGATGTAAAGAAAACGCCTCCAAAAATCATGGAACTTATCAAAGGAGCCTGTTACGATTGCCATTCGGATGAAACCAAATATCCCGGCTACGCCTACGTAGCTCCGATTTCATGGTCGGTAAAAAGCCATATCAACGAAGGTAGAGAACATCTGAACTTTTCAATTTGGGAAACATATAATCAGGATCTGAAAAAAAGCATGTTGGAGAAATCCAATCAGACGATACGGAATAAAACCATGCCTATGCCTGGCTACATTGTGTATCATAAAGAGGCAAATTTATCTGAAGCCGAACGAATATTGCTTGCTCAGTATTTTGAGGAAATGATAAAATCAAAAACCTATTGA
- a CDS encoding NUDIX hydrolase has translation MKILKYCPSCGNESLNWDGEKKWSCPHCNFTLYNNVAGAVAVVIRYKDEIYLTRRNRDPKKGKFDLPGGFVDPRESAEETCKRELFEELQLEVDISNLKYLTSLPNVYQYKEIDYNTIDLFYEYTVSEKFQVKLDISEISEAIWIPLKELDPDEIAFDSQKKFFKGYRRKV, from the coding sequence ATGAAAATATTGAAATATTGCCCAAGCTGTGGCAACGAATCTCTGAATTGGGACGGCGAAAAAAAATGGAGCTGTCCCCACTGCAATTTTACTCTTTATAATAATGTAGCCGGAGCGGTAGCTGTGGTTATAAGATATAAAGACGAGATTTACCTTACACGCAGGAACAGAGATCCGAAAAAAGGAAAGTTCGATCTTCCTGGCGGATTTGTAGATCCCCGGGAAAGCGCAGAAGAAACCTGCAAAAGAGAGCTTTTTGAAGAACTGCAGCTTGAGGTTGATATTTCAAATTTAAAATACCTTACGAGCCTTCCGAATGTATATCAGTACAAAGAAATAGATTACAACACAATCGATCTTTTTTACGAATATACTGTTTCGGAAAAATTTCAGGTTAAACTTGATATTTCAGAAATTTCAGAAGCAATCTGGATTCCTTTGAAAGAATTAGATCCTGACGAAATCGCTTTTGATTCGCAAAAAAAGTTTTTTAAAGGCTACAGACGGAAGGTTTAA
- the xerD gene encoding site-specific tyrosine recombinase XerD: MTWDEKIKDFEIFLRFERNFSENTLDAYIRDIKKLKDYAEEDLENVGPDTIQYENLQEYIFNLSKKKFSERSQARWISSIKAFFKYLVEDEFRKDNPATLLEGPKLGLYLPDTLTLPDINKIISAIELDSDLGKRNQCIIEVLYGCGLRVSELIELKISNINFQEHYIKVLGKGNKTRFVPLADYTATLLLSYISEIRSKIKVGKRYEDTLFLNTRGTSMSRVIVFLIIKELTDKAGVSKKISPHTFRHSFATHLLQNGADLRYIQEMLGHSSITTTEIYTHLKTEELRDVILNYHPRNINIVQ; the protein is encoded by the coding sequence ATGACTTGGGATGAAAAAATTAAGGATTTTGAAATTTTTCTTCGTTTTGAAAGAAATTTTTCAGAAAACACTCTCGACGCGTACATTAGAGACATTAAAAAATTAAAAGACTACGCAGAAGAGGATTTAGAAAACGTGGGACCAGATACCATTCAGTATGAAAACCTGCAGGAATACATTTTTAATCTTTCCAAAAAGAAATTCAGCGAACGTTCACAAGCAAGGTGGATATCGTCTATAAAGGCATTTTTCAAATATCTTGTTGAAGATGAATTTCGCAAAGACAACCCGGCCACTTTATTAGAAGGCCCAAAACTCGGACTTTATCTGCCCGATACTTTAACACTTCCGGACATCAACAAAATTATCAGTGCGATTGAACTGGATTCAGATCTTGGAAAAAGGAACCAGTGCATTATTGAAGTGCTTTATGGCTGCGGTCTCAGGGTATCGGAGCTTATCGAACTGAAGATCTCGAACATTAATTTTCAGGAACATTATATTAAAGTGCTGGGAAAAGGCAATAAAACCCGTTTTGTCCCGCTTGCAGATTATACAGCCACTTTGCTGTTAAGCTATATCTCGGAAATACGTTCTAAAATTAAAGTCGGCAAAAGATATGAAGATACTCTGTTTTTAAACACCAGAGGAACATCCATGTCTAGGGTAATCGTATTTTTAATTATAAAAGAACTGACCGATAAAGCAGGGGTAAGCAAAAAAATTTCACCACATACCTTTAGGCATTCTTTTGCAACGCATTTGCTGCAGAATGGTGCAGATCTCCGTTATATTCAGGAAATGCTTGGCCACTCAAGCATCACGACAACGGAAATTTATACTCACCTGAAAACAGAAGAGTTACGGGATGTTATTTTAAATTACCACCCGCGAAATATTAATATTGTCCAATGA
- a CDS encoding deoxycytidylate deaminase, translated as MNKFDKAYLKMAQEWARLSYCKRKQVGALIVKDRMIISDGYNGTPSGFENCCEDAEGKTHWYVLHAEANAILKLAASTQSAKGATLYLTLSPCKECSKLILQAGINRLVYINEYSDDDGISFLKNHGIEIIQISDYELKK; from the coding sequence ATGAATAAGTTTGATAAAGCTTATCTGAAAATGGCCCAGGAGTGGGCAAGACTTTCCTACTGTAAACGAAAGCAGGTAGGAGCTCTTATCGTAAAAGATAGGATGATTATTTCAGATGGTTACAATGGTACGCCATCAGGTTTTGAAAACTGCTGTGAGGATGCAGAAGGCAAAACGCATTGGTATGTATTGCATGCAGAAGCCAACGCTATTTTAAAGCTGGCCGCTTCCACACAGTCTGCAAAAGGGGCAACGTTGTATTTAACGCTCTCTCCATGCAAAGAATGCAGTAAGCTCATATTACAGGCAGGAATCAACAGGCTTGTATATATTAATGAGTATTCAGACGACGACGGAATATCATTTTTAAAAAACCATGGGATTGAAATAATACAAATTTCGGACTATGAATTAAAAAAATAA
- a CDS encoding enoyl-CoA hydratase/isomerase family protein produces the protein MGYENILLDKQDKISTIIINRPESLNALNAKTISELSSALEELNADANCRVIILTGSGEKSFVAGADIKEFSDFGQEKAEELARNGHNTLFNKIENMTKPVIAAVNGFALGGGLELAMACHIRYASENAKLGLPEVTLGLIPGYGGTQRLPKLVGKGIANEMIFSAKMVPAQRAKEIGLVNEVYPVEELLTKTKELANVIAHNSPMAISKAIHAVNLSDTDKGFETEIQYFGELFDLDDKKEGVSAFLEKRKPNF, from the coding sequence ATGGGTTACGAAAATATATTATTAGATAAACAAGATAAAATATCTACTATTATCATCAACCGGCCTGAAAGCTTAAATGCTTTAAATGCCAAAACCATCAGTGAACTGAGCTCAGCTTTGGAAGAATTAAACGCAGATGCCAACTGTAGAGTGATCATTCTTACCGGAAGCGGCGAAAAATCTTTCGTTGCAGGGGCTGACATCAAAGAATTCAGTGATTTTGGACAGGAGAAAGCAGAAGAGCTTGCCAGAAACGGACATAACACATTATTCAATAAAATAGAAAATATGACCAAGCCCGTAATTGCAGCCGTAAACGGTTTCGCATTGGGTGGAGGTTTAGAGCTTGCCATGGCATGCCACATCAGATATGCATCGGAAAATGCAAAACTTGGATTACCTGAAGTAACGCTGGGTCTGATTCCCGGTTACGGTGGAACCCAGCGGCTTCCGAAGCTTGTGGGAAAAGGCATTGCCAACGAAATGATCTTCTCTGCCAAAATGGTTCCGGCTCAGAGAGCAAAGGAAATCGGACTGGTAAATGAAGTATATCCTGTAGAAGAATTATTAACCAAAACAAAAGAATTGGCCAACGTTATTGCTCACAATTCCCCAATGGCAATATCAAAAGCGATTCATGCTGTAAATTTATCGGATACGGATAAAGGTTTTGAAACCGAAATTCAATATTTCGGAGAGCTTTTTGACTTAGATGATAAAAAAGAAGGAGTTTCTGCGTTTCTTGAAAAAAGAAAACCCAACTTCTAA
- a CDS encoding catalase, with protein sequence MDSKKLTLSNGAPYYEHQDSQTVGPRGPVLLQDFVLQENLAHFVRERIPERIVHAKGTGAYGTFTVTHDISQYTKAKLFSQIGNSCRMFARFSTVGGEKGSADTARDPRGFALKFYTEDGNWDLVGNNTPVFFIKDAKKFPDFIHTQKRVPKTNLKSATMMWDFWSLNPESLHQVLILMSDRGTPHGYRHMHGFGSHTFSMINDKNERVWVKFHLKTKQGIKNFTDAEAVKMAGENPDFAQEDLCNAIDEGNFPKWTMYIQVMTEEQARDFRWNPFDITKVWFQGDFPLIEVGEMELNEIPVNYFAHVEQSTFSPSNLINGISFSPDKMLQGRLFSYPDAHRYRVGVNAHHLEVNRCPFAINNYQRDGFMADSSHYQDKPNYHPNSFDDIKPDPSYKNYEYELDSAHVANYSRNENDDDHYTQPGLLYSKAMSPEDRQNLVNNIVGSMKGITGPKRDEIINRQLCHFFRANIELGMKVATQLNVVIDANMMNHTK encoded by the coding sequence ATGGATTCTAAAAAATTAACGTTAAGCAATGGCGCTCCTTATTATGAGCATCAGGATTCGCAGACAGTGGGGCCAAGAGGTCCGGTTTTATTGCAGGATTTCGTTTTACAAGAAAATCTTGCCCATTTTGTAAGAGAAAGAATCCCTGAAAGAATCGTTCATGCCAAAGGTACCGGTGCTTACGGAACTTTTACCGTAACACACGATATCAGCCAATATACAAAAGCAAAATTATTTTCTCAAATAGGAAACTCATGCAGAATGTTTGCCCGTTTTTCCACTGTAGGAGGAGAAAAAGGAAGTGCAGATACGGCAAGAGATCCGCGAGGGTTTGCTTTGAAATTTTACACAGAAGACGGAAATTGGGATCTTGTAGGAAACAATACTCCTGTTTTCTTTATTAAAGACGCTAAAAAATTCCCCGATTTTATACATACACAGAAAAGAGTTCCGAAAACCAATCTGAAAAGTGCTACCATGATGTGGGATTTCTGGAGCCTTAATCCCGAATCGCTTCATCAGGTATTAATCTTAATGTCCGACAGAGGAACGCCTCATGGATACCGCCATATGCACGGTTTTGGATCTCATACCTTTTCTATGATTAATGATAAAAATGAAAGAGTATGGGTGAAATTCCACCTTAAAACAAAACAGGGAATCAAGAATTTCACAGATGCAGAAGCGGTTAAAATGGCGGGCGAAAATCCTGATTTCGCACAGGAGGACCTATGCAATGCTATCGATGAAGGAAATTTCCCGAAATGGACCATGTATATTCAGGTAATGACGGAAGAACAGGCCAGAGATTTCCGCTGGAATCCTTTTGACATCACCAAAGTCTGGTTTCAGGGGGATTTTCCATTAATTGAAGTAGGTGAAATGGAACTGAATGAAATTCCTGTCAATTATTTTGCGCACGTAGAACAATCTACTTTTTCACCAAGCAACCTCATCAACGGAATCAGTTTTTCTCCAGATAAAATGCTTCAGGGAAGATTATTCTCCTATCCGGATGCACACCGCTACAGAGTGGGCGTCAACGCACATCACCTTGAAGTAAACAGATGTCCGTTTGCTATAAATAATTATCAACGCGACGGCTTTATGGCAGACTCCAGCCATTACCAGGACAAACCGAATTACCATCCGAACAGTTTTGATGATATTAAGCCGGATCCATCCTACAAAAATTATGAATACGAACTGGATAGCGCTCATGTTGCCAACTACAGCAGAAACGAAAATGATGATGATCATTACACCCAACCGGGATTGTTATATTCTAAAGCGATGAGTCCGGAAGACAGACAAAACCTCGTAAACAATATTGTAGGAAGCATGAAAGGAATCACAGGCCCTAAAAGAGATGAAATCATCAACAGGCAGCTATGCCATTTTTTCAGGGCTAATATTGAACTGGGAATGAAGGTGGCAACGCAACTTAATGTTGTTATTGATGCCAATATGATGAATCATACCAAATAA
- a CDS encoding LysR substrate-binding domain-containing protein: MNIQQLEYLIAVDKYKHFGKAAQACFITQPTLSAMIQKFEDELDVKVFDRTTHPIRTTDVGLQIIDQAKVIIESVNELKNKANLLNNILGGTINIGIIPTVSSFILPTEIFKFLEDNPKIQMNVKEMTTDNIIKALKAGELDAGIISTPYDSADEFYQDFLFNEELMIYSSDTEANKKNSYVVPEELNVEKVWLLEEGNCLRNQFENICHLKENTLKPKNLDFLASNIQTLVHMVDKVGGISILPELALSQLSDQQKENVFRFKKPFPYREISIIYYKPTFKQKIIDELSHSIRTSLEKKLNYHENPKEFVSIKPQ; the protein is encoded by the coding sequence ATGAACATTCAGCAACTGGAGTATCTTATCGCTGTAGATAAGTATAAACATTTTGGTAAAGCAGCTCAAGCGTGCTTCATTACGCAGCCTACGTTAAGTGCAATGATACAGAAATTTGAAGATGAACTGGATGTAAAGGTATTCGACAGAACTACCCACCCGATTCGTACCACAGATGTGGGGCTTCAGATTATCGATCAGGCGAAGGTGATTATAGAATCTGTCAATGAACTGAAAAATAAAGCCAATCTTCTAAACAATATTTTAGGAGGTACTATTAATATAGGAATCATACCTACCGTTTCTTCTTTTATCCTTCCTACAGAGATTTTCAAATTCCTGGAAGATAATCCGAAAATCCAGATGAACGTAAAGGAAATGACGACGGATAACATCATTAAGGCTCTGAAGGCCGGTGAACTGGATGCCGGAATTATTTCCACTCCTTATGATTCTGCAGATGAATTCTATCAGGATTTCCTGTTTAATGAAGAACTGATGATTTACAGCTCCGATACGGAAGCCAACAAGAAAAATTCTTATGTGGTTCCTGAAGAACTGAATGTCGAAAAAGTATGGCTGCTTGAGGAAGGAAACTGCCTGAGAAACCAGTTTGAAAATATTTGTCATCTGAAGGAAAATACATTGAAACCAAAAAACCTTGATTTTCTGGCTTCCAATATTCAGACATTGGTTCATATGGTTGACAAAGTTGGGGGAATCAGTATTTTGCCGGAGCTTGCGTTAAGTCAGCTTTCTGATCAGCAGAAAGAAAATGTGTTCAGATTTAAAAAACCTTTCCCTTACAGAGAAATCAGTATCATTTATTACAAGCCGACATTTAAGCAAAAAATTATTGATGAATTGTCGCACTCTATTAGAACTTCATTAGAGAAAAAACTTAATTATCACGAAAATCCGAAAGAATTCGTAAGTATAAAACCTCAATAG
- the metK gene encoding methionine adenosyltransferase, which yields MSYLFTSESVSEGHPDKIADQISDALIDHFLAYDKNSKVACETLVTTGQVVLAGEVKSDAYLDVQTIAREVINGIGYTKGEYMFNGDSCGVISAIHEQSPDINQGVDRAVEDESFEAKANAQGAGDQGMMFGYATNETANYMPLALDLAHTILKELSAIRRENSEIKYLRPDAKSQVTIEYSDDHKPIRIDSIVVSTQHDDFGTEEEMLTKIREDIKNILIPRVVALQSDEIKALFNDQIKYHINPTGKFVIGGPHGDTGLTGRKIIVDTYGGKGAHGGGAFSGKDPSKVDRSAAYATRHIAKNLVAAGVADEVLVQVSYAIGVAEPCGLYINTYGTAKVDLHDGDIAKKVSEIFDLRPYAIEQNLKLRNPIYQETASYGHMGKEHYVADKTFNKGQKNELTLTGLEFFTWEKLDKVEEIKSAFGI from the coding sequence ATGTCTTATTTATTTACGTCTGAATCCGTTTCAGAAGGACATCCGGATAAAATTGCCGATCAGATTTCTGATGCATTAATCGACCATTTTTTAGCATACGATAAAAATTCAAAAGTAGCTTGTGAAACACTTGTGACAACAGGCCAGGTAGTGCTTGCAGGGGAAGTAAAATCTGATGCGTATCTCGATGTTCAGACGATTGCCAGAGAAGTAATCAACGGAATCGGCTATACAAAGGGAGAATATATGTTTAATGGTGATTCTTGTGGAGTTATTTCGGCTATCCATGAGCAATCGCCGGATATCAACCAGGGAGTTGACAGAGCCGTAGAAGACGAATCTTTTGAAGCTAAAGCAAATGCTCAGGGAGCCGGCGACCAGGGAATGATGTTCGGGTATGCTACCAATGAAACGGCCAATTATATGCCATTGGCGCTTGACCTTGCCCATACGATTCTTAAAGAACTTTCCGCCATCAGAAGAGAAAATTCTGAAATCAAATATCTTCGCCCTGACGCGAAAAGCCAGGTTACGATTGAATATTCTGACGATCATAAACCAATCAGGATTGATTCTATCGTAGTATCTACACAGCACGATGATTTCGGAACTGAAGAAGAAATGTTGACTAAAATCAGAGAAGATATCAAAAACATTCTGATTCCGAGAGTTGTAGCATTGCAGTCTGATGAGATTAAAGCGTTATTTAATGATCAGATCAAATATCATATTAATCCTACCGGAAAATTTGTAATTGGTGGTCCTCACGGAGATACGGGTCTTACGGGAAGAAAAATCATTGTTGATACGTATGGTGGTAAAGGAGCTCACGGAGGTGGTGCTTTCTCTGGGAAAGATCCTTCAAAAGTTGACAGAAGTGCTGCGTATGCAACAAGACATATCGCTAAAAATTTAGTAGCTGCCGGTGTTGCAGATGAAGTTTTGGTACAGGTTTCTTATGCAATCGGGGTTGCTGAGCCTTGCGGTTTATACATCAATACCTACGGAACGGCGAAAGTTGATCTTCATGACGGAGACATTGCAAAAAAAGTTTCTGAAATCTTCGATCTTCGACCTTATGCTATCGAGCAGAACCTGAAATTAAGAAATCCTATCTATCAGGAAACAGCTTCTTACGGGCACATGGGGAAAGAACATTATGTAGCTGATAAAACGTTCAATAAAGGACAGAAAAATGAGTTAACCCTTACTGGTTTAGAGTTCTTTACGTGGGAAAAATTAGACAAAGTAGAAGAAATTAAGTCCGCTTTCGGAATTTAA
- a CDS encoding RNA polymerase sigma factor, protein MKSKSDSLLISLYQKGDEEALSTLIHRHQRELFTFIFYKINDEDLANDVFQDTFMKIIVMLKEGRYNEEGKFILWAKRIAHNLIIDHFRAKSKNIKVSETTFETEEYSIFDLLREPSENIEDQLVTNQIQEDLLRMLQFLPENQQEVIKLRFFDGLSFKEIADHTDMSINTTLGRVRYALINLRKIMEENHIILTR, encoded by the coding sequence ATGAAATCAAAATCGGATAGTTTACTTATTTCCCTTTATCAAAAAGGAGACGAAGAGGCGCTGTCGACCCTTATCCACCGCCATCAGAGAGAACTGTTTACATTCATTTTTTACAAAATTAATGATGAAGATCTGGCAAATGATGTTTTTCAGGATACATTCATGAAAATCATTGTTATGCTTAAAGAAGGACGTTATAACGAAGAAGGAAAATTTATTCTGTGGGCAAAAAGAATTGCGCATAATCTTATTATCGACCATTTCAGAGCAAAATCCAAGAATATCAAAGTTTCGGAAACTACTTTTGAAACTGAGGAATATTCTATTTTTGACCTGTTGAGAGAACCTTCCGAAAATATTGAAGACCAGTTGGTAACCAACCAGATCCAAGAGGATCTTTTAAGGATGCTGCAGTTCCTTCCTGAAAATCAACAAGAAGTAATAAAGCTAAGATTTTTTGATGGCTTGAGTTTTAAAGAAATTGCAGATCATACCGATATGAGCATCAATACTACATTGGGACGTGTAAGGTATGCATTAATTAACCTGAGAAAAATCATGGAAGAAAATCATATTATCTTAACACGATAG
- a CDS encoding YjjG family noncanonical pyrimidine nucleotidase: MKIQHIFFDLDNTLWDHRRNAYLTIKNLFEKEEINLKYNVDFEEFHSVYHEINEKLWENIRDGIVDKEYLRKHRFYDTFKYFNVDDEQLSMYFEEHFLDKILNHNELVEGAEYILEYLKARHYTLHIISNGFKEVTERKCILSGIAPYFQTITSADSVGVRKPRPEIFEYSLKLAGAVKEESILIGDDWIADVVGAQNFGIDVIFFDVFKENRQEESLKAIQHLLQIKEYL, translated from the coding sequence ATGAAAATTCAGCACATTTTTTTTGATCTTGATAATACACTCTGGGATCATCGCAGAAATGCCTATCTTACAATTAAAAACCTTTTTGAAAAGGAAGAAATCAATTTAAAATACAATGTAGATTTTGAAGAATTTCATTCTGTTTATCATGAAATTAATGAAAAACTCTGGGAAAATATTCGGGACGGAATTGTTGATAAAGAATATTTGAGAAAGCACCGTTTTTATGATACTTTTAAATATTTCAATGTTGATGATGAACAGCTGTCCATGTATTTTGAAGAACATTTCCTGGATAAAATTCTTAATCATAACGAACTGGTTGAGGGAGCAGAATATATTTTAGAATATCTTAAAGCGAGACATTATACGCTGCACATTATTTCCAACGGCTTTAAAGAGGTAACGGAGAGAAAATGCATTTTATCCGGAATTGCGCCCTATTTTCAGACCATTACCAGTGCAGATTCAGTTGGTGTGAGAAAACCCAGACCTGAAATTTTTGAATATTCCCTGAAGCTTGCCGGAGCAGTCAAAGAAGAAAGTATTCTGATCGGAGACGACTGGATCGCAGATGTTGTCGGGGCGCAGAACTTTGGAATAGATGTAATTTTCTTTGATGTTTTTAAGGAAAACAGACAGGAAGAAAGTCTGAAAGCTATACAGCATCTTTTGCAGATTAAAGAATATTTATAA
- the trpS gene encoding tryptophan--tRNA ligase: protein MSRILTGIQATGTPHLGNLLGAIIPAIELSKQEGNESFLFIANLHSLTQIKDAEVLKQNTYEIAAAWLACGLDTEKTYFYRQSDIPETCELSWHLSCFFPYQRLTLAHSFKDKADRLQDVNAGLFTYPILMAADILLYDAEIVPVGKDQLQHLEIARDVASRFNNQMGEVFVLPQSELQENTKYVPGIDGHKMSKSRGNIINIFLPEKELKKQVMSIETDSKSLEEPKDPETDKVFAIYQLIATPEQTEELRAKYLAGNFGYGHAKKELLDLILTRFEKERELFSYYMSNLEELEAKLQEGAAKTRAIAMETITRVRKSLGI from the coding sequence ATGTCAAGAATTCTTACCGGCATTCAAGCCACCGGAACCCCGCACCTAGGAAACCTTTTGGGTGCTATCATTCCTGCAATTGAGCTATCAAAGCAGGAAGGAAACGAATCATTTTTATTCATTGCGAATCTGCACTCTTTAACACAGATTAAAGATGCGGAAGTGCTTAAACAAAACACCTACGAGATTGCTGCGGCTTGGCTTGCTTGTGGGCTGGATACCGAAAAAACCTATTTTTACAGACAGAGTGACATCCCTGAAACCTGTGAACTTTCTTGGCATTTATCATGTTTTTTTCCATACCAGAGATTAACGTTAGCACATTCTTTTAAAGATAAGGCGGACCGGTTACAGGACGTGAACGCAGGTCTGTTCACCTACCCGATTTTAATGGCTGCAGATATTTTATTATACGACGCAGAAATTGTTCCGGTAGGAAAAGACCAGCTTCAGCATCTGGAAATTGCCCGTGATGTAGCTTCAAGATTTAATAATCAGATGGGGGAAGTTTTTGTTTTGCCTCAGTCTGAGCTTCAGGAAAACACCAAATATGTTCCCGGAATAGACGGTCATAAGATGTCCAAATCGAGAGGAAATATCATCAATATTTTCTTGCCTGAAAAAGAACTGAAAAAGCAGGTGATGAGCATTGAGACCGATTCCAAATCTTTGGAAGAGCCTAAAGACCCGGAAACCGACAAGGTATTTGCGATTTATCAGCTGATCGCAACTCCCGAACAAACAGAAGAACTGAGAGCGAAATATCTGGCCGGAAATTTCGGGTATGGCCATGCGAAAAAAGAACTTTTGGATCTTATTTTAACAAGATTTGAAAAAGAAAGAGAACTTTTCTCTTATTACATGAGTAATCTTGAAGAACTGGAAGCTAAGCTGCAGGAAGGCGCAGCAAAAACCAGAGCAATCGCAATGGAAACGATTACCAGAGTGAGAAAAAGTTTGGGAATTTAA
- a CDS encoding barstar family protein: MKIIGCEKISTFSPECLNVENDYGIILKDQYGNIKQAYFLNPAQFKITNDNVYINAYTYGGSKGVLKAWKNYFYDGVKEYNLWKNLKPAERQGWLELALRCQNIDYENPKTIIEIDGSDIKCYNDFYCTLGEALHGPGGYFGRNLNALVDCICSPEFGGGKLQKVIWKNSKRCRWKLKRKFKMIIDLFHEFRIEVELQ; the protein is encoded by the coding sequence GTGAAAATAATTGGATGTGAAAAAATCAGCACGTTTTCACCAGAGTGCCTTAACGTTGAAAACGATTATGGAATCATCCTGAAAGACCAATATGGAAATATTAAACAAGCCTATTTTCTAAATCCTGCGCAATTCAAAATCACCAATGATAATGTATATATAAATGCATATACGTATGGAGGATCTAAAGGAGTATTAAAAGCATGGAAAAATTACTTCTATGATGGAGTAAAAGAATACAATTTATGGAAAAATCTTAAACCAGCAGAAAGACAGGGATGGCTTGAACTTGCGCTTAGATGCCAAAATATCGATTATGAAAATCCGAAAACCATTATTGAGATTGACGGCTCGGATATAAAATGTTATAATGATTTTTATTGTACACTTGGTGAAGCCTTACACGGACCCGGAGGTTATTTTGGCCGTAATCTTAATGCACTTGTAGACTGTATCTGTTCGCCCGAATTCGGAGGTGGTAAGCTTCAGAAAGTTATATGGAAAAATTCAAAGAGATGCAGATGGAAATTAAAAAGAAAATTTAAAATGATTATCGATCTTTTCCATGAATTCAGGATTGAGGTTGAATTGCAGTAA
- a CDS encoding SanA/YdcF family protein, translating to MKKIIKNLLKIFLLLLVAGILFIVCSNYSIKKDSDPYISYKSSDIPKTKTALLLGTSKSLNNGFPNAYFYNRIYAAVELYKTGKIQYIIVSGDNSRKDYNEPEDMQLALMEHGIPKDRIFLDFAGFRTLDSVVRAKDIFGQKKIIVVSQKFHNERAVFLARKNGMQAFGYNAADVNKYAGFKTNMREYLAKAKAYWDLIFGVEPKFGGDKVLIP from the coding sequence ATGAAAAAAATAATCAAGAACTTACTTAAGATTTTCCTGCTTCTTCTTGTTGCAGGAATTCTTTTTATTGTCTGTTCCAATTACAGCATTAAAAAAGACAGTGATCCCTACATTTCCTACAAATCATCGGATATTCCTAAAACTAAAACAGCTTTATTGTTGGGTACAAGCAAAAGCTTAAATAACGGATTCCCTAATGCTTATTTTTACAATAGGATTTATGCCGCAGTGGAATTGTATAAAACCGGAAAAATACAATACATCATTGTAAGCGGTGATAACAGCAGGAAAGATTATAACGAACCGGAAGATATGCAGCTTGCTTTAATGGAGCATGGAATTCCGAAAGACAGAATTTTTCTGGACTTTGCAGGTTTCAGGACACTGGATTCTGTAGTGCGGGCGAAAGATATTTTTGGACAAAAGAAAATAATTGTAGTTTCCCAGAAGTTCCACAATGAAAGAGCCGTATTTCTGGCCAGAAAGAATGGGATGCAAGCTTTCGGTTATAATGCTGCTGACGTTAATAAATATGCAGGATTCAAAACCAACATGAGAGAATATCTTGCCAAGGCAAAAGCCTATTGGGATCTAATTTTTGGTGTTGAGCCGAAGTTTGGAGGAGATAAAGTTTTGATTCCTTAA